A window of the Haloarcula rubripromontorii genome harbors these coding sequences:
- a CDS encoding thiolase C-terminal domain-containing protein has protein sequence MPQPVIASVGASPLGRTDLPGRDLFSVALAEAFDELPDPADIVEAVYVGNQSESYEHQIMYGTLLAEWAGLRYIPAERVEGCAAAGALALRHAVKDVRNGEHEAVLACGVEKMTSAGTSGATDALSAAFDRATEQRSGITAPSQYALLGQRYLHETDATERDLAEIAVKNHANAAHNPRAQFPKEIDVATVLESDPVAPPLKLYDCAPVGDGAAAVLVTTAERAADLDRPQVRVAGSGAAANNIAVAERNMTDIAGARIAAETAYEEAGIDAAAVDIAEVHDAFTVCEALLAEAAGFAPAGTGYQSYQPPAERADGWTDVQLSPSGGLKARGHPIGATGLLQALEAYEQLTGAAGDRAVEGAETALLLNEGGVADAVTVGHVLTTAEAQ, from the coding sequence ATGCCACAGCCAGTCATTGCATCGGTCGGTGCCTCACCGCTCGGCCGCACGGACCTCCCGGGCCGCGACCTGTTCTCGGTCGCTCTCGCGGAGGCGTTCGACGAACTGCCCGACCCTGCCGACATCGTCGAGGCGGTGTACGTCGGCAACCAATCGGAGAGTTACGAACACCAGATCATGTACGGGACGCTGCTGGCGGAGTGGGCCGGCCTTCGGTATATCCCCGCCGAGCGGGTCGAAGGGTGTGCCGCCGCGGGCGCGCTCGCGCTGCGCCACGCAGTCAAGGATGTCCGCAACGGTGAGCACGAGGCCGTGCTCGCCTGCGGTGTCGAAAAGATGACGTCCGCGGGCACAAGCGGCGCGACGGACGCGCTGTCGGCGGCGTTCGACCGCGCCACCGAGCAGCGCTCCGGAATCACCGCACCCAGCCAGTACGCACTGCTTGGCCAGCGCTACCTCCACGAGACCGACGCCACGGAACGGGACCTTGCCGAGATCGCGGTGAAGAACCACGCCAACGCCGCTCACAACCCTCGGGCGCAGTTCCCGAAGGAGATCGACGTGGCGACTGTGCTGGAATCGGACCCGGTTGCCCCGCCGCTGAAGCTCTACGATTGTGCGCCGGTCGGCGACGGTGCCGCCGCTGTTCTCGTGACGACCGCCGAACGAGCGGCAGACCTCGACCGGCCGCAGGTGCGCGTTGCGGGCAGCGGGGCCGCTGCGAACAACATCGCGGTCGCCGAGCGGAACATGACCGATATCGCGGGCGCTCGCATTGCTGCCGAGACGGCCTACGAGGAGGCAGGCATCGACGCCGCGGCTGTCGACATCGCAGAGGTTCACGACGCGTTCACCGTCTGCGAGGCGCTCCTCGCGGAAGCTGCCGGCTTCGCGCCCGCAGGCACGGGCTATCAGAGCTATCAGCCGCCGGCGGAGCGGGCTGACGGCTGGACGGACGTACAGTTGAGTCCGAGCGGCGGGCTGAAGGCTCGCGGCCACCCCATCGGTGCGACTGGACTCCTGCAGGCGCTCGAAGCCTACGAGCAGCTCACCGGAGCCGCAGGTGACCGAGCAGTCGAAGGGGCCGAGACGGCCCTGTTGCTCAACGAGGGTGGCGTCGCTGACGCTGTCACCGTCGGTCACGTGCTCACGACGGCGGAGGCACAATGA
- a CDS encoding HAD-IIA family hydrolase — MTYTSAIIDLDGTVYRGESLVENAAEGIQTVRNAGLSTLFVTNKPIDRRETYCEKLNALGIECSSDDIITSATAAADYLSAQYPEREIYVIGEDALVAELRAAGLKTTTDPERAGTVIASLDFGFDYETLQDALIALTENDALFVATNPDRTCPVDDGEIPDAAGMIGAIEGVTGQELDQLIGKPSNVILQMALERVGGKPDRCLMIGDRLETDIRMGNQAGMETVLPLTGVTSTADLADSEVRADHVVADLSELAAIVANGR, encoded by the coding sequence ATGACGTACACCAGTGCCATTATCGATCTCGACGGAACAGTATACCGAGGGGAGTCGTTAGTTGAAAACGCCGCTGAAGGGATACAAACGGTGCGTAATGCGGGGCTTTCGACCCTGTTCGTTACGAACAAGCCGATTGATCGCCGAGAGACATACTGTGAGAAGCTGAACGCGCTGGGCATTGAGTGCAGCAGTGATGACATAATCACGTCCGCCACGGCAGCAGCAGACTATCTATCCGCGCAGTATCCGGAGCGTGAGATCTACGTTATCGGCGAGGACGCCCTGGTCGCGGAGTTGCGCGCCGCTGGATTGAAGACGACGACTGACCCAGAGCGAGCAGGCACCGTGATCGCATCGCTCGATTTCGGGTTTGATTACGAGACGCTACAGGATGCGCTAATCGCACTCACTGAGAACGACGCGCTCTTCGTTGCGACCAACCCGGATCGAACGTGTCCTGTAGATGACGGTGAGATTCCCGATGCTGCAGGGATGATCGGAGCGATAGAGGGAGTGACTGGGCAGGAGTTGGACCAGCTGATTGGGAAGCCGTCCAACGTAATCCTGCAGATGGCGCTCGAACGGGTCGGTGGAAAGCCCGACCGTTGCCTCATGATCGGTGACCGGCTTGAGACAGACATCAGAATGGGAAATCAGGCTGGAATGGAGACGGTCCTGCCACTCACTGGCGTTACCAGCACCGCGGACTTAGCCGACAGTGAGGTGCGTGCTGACCACGTCGTGGCCGACCTTTCAGAGCTGGCAGCGATTGTAGCGAACGGGCGATAG
- a CDS encoding ACT domain-containing protein gives MEPADFLEDATVTVADEVYAVCRTAHPDPDAFAMVQDETETTVIVDQTSTTVDEAASVERGWKRLTFDVELPFELVGFLAVVASALADADVSVFVVSAYSTDHVLVKQSDLETALQTLDDLGCRVQTRQATC, from the coding sequence ATGGAACCGGCTGACTTTCTAGAAGACGCCACGGTCACTGTTGCTGACGAGGTGTATGCCGTCTGCCGGACGGCCCACCCAGACCCGGACGCGTTCGCGATGGTGCAGGACGAGACAGAGACCACCGTCATCGTCGACCAGACCAGCACAACCGTGGATGAGGCCGCTTCCGTGGAACGTGGCTGGAAGCGACTGACCTTCGATGTGGAACTCCCGTTCGAACTGGTCGGGTTCCTCGCAGTGGTTGCGTCGGCCCTGGCCGACGCCGACGTCTCTGTGTTCGTCGTCTCGGCGTATTCGACGGACCACGTACTAGTCAAACAGTCGGACCTCGAAACGGCGCTTCAGACGCTTGACGACCTGGGGTGTAGGGTTCAAACACGACAGGCCACCTGTTGA
- a CDS encoding MarR family transcriptional regulator has protein sequence MPQSEIVTRTELSKITVSRTLNSLEAKNLVARIG, from the coding sequence TTGCCACAGAGCGAGATCGTCACCCGGACAGAACTCTCGAAAATAACTGTTAGTCGTACGCTCAACAGTCTGGAAGCCAAAAATCTCGTTGCACGAATCGGCTAA
- a CDS encoding Zn-ribbon domain-containing OB-fold protein produces MSDDDLDATDPRTLPGFFDALADGELLGGVCADCGQVLLPPRPACYACGSRAVDVEPQAPEGQIFSYTAVHTPPPAFAEDAPYTVAVVELADGGRLLGRVAADYTDVSIGDPVELTVREPTATEREVALDYETDWPVHVFKPR; encoded by the coding sequence ATGAGTGACGACGACCTCGACGCGACTGACCCGCGGACACTGCCGGGGTTCTTCGACGCCCTTGCAGACGGGGAGCTATTGGGCGGGGTCTGTGCGGACTGTGGACAGGTGCTGTTGCCGCCGCGGCCGGCTTGCTACGCCTGCGGCAGCCGCGCCGTCGATGTCGAACCGCAGGCACCCGAGGGCCAGATCTTCTCGTACACGGCGGTTCACACGCCACCGCCGGCATTCGCGGAAGACGCACCATACACGGTCGCCGTCGTGGAACTCGCGGACGGTGGCCGCCTCCTCGGACGCGTCGCCGCCGACTATACCGATGTCTCCATCGGTGACCCGGTCGAACTCACGGTGCGCGAGCCGACGGCTACAGAGAGAGAGGTAGCGCTCGACTACGAAACCGACTGGCCGGTTCACGTCTTCAAGCCGCGGTGA
- a CDS encoding glycerophosphodiester phosphodiesterase, whose translation MVRIPDICRRTVLKSASAAAVGSIVGTAAGRENDHDSTEPPIASTPILAAHRGYRGLYPQNTIAAVQQAAYGGRSGQGYDTDMMECDLVPAGGKPWKGEDFEIVVFHDDKLDDLTDESGYVWETDVQTVLDAEIRDSGETIPRLDEFVEATPDSIPLNIEWKAAGVSPDDDASESSVETWDPFTEQALDVLSTHENDFIVQSFQKAALASVRNANADIPIAYLLWDSIEEGLSVVRDLDAEYIQPPYNMIMNTPFFNEDYYLEDPGFAEIDLVETAHEEGRKVIPYTITTWHQAEKLVEAGVDGIIADYPGVLD comes from the coding sequence ATGGTTCGAATACCAGACATTTGCCGTCGAACTGTGCTGAAGAGTGCGTCTGCCGCCGCTGTGGGGTCCATCGTGGGCACTGCCGCTGGCAGAGAAAACGATCACGACAGCACCGAGCCGCCTATCGCTTCCACACCGATCCTTGCTGCACACCGTGGCTATCGCGGTCTGTATCCGCAAAACACCATTGCTGCTGTCCAACAGGCAGCGTACGGCGGTCGTAGCGGTCAGGGATACGACACCGACATGATGGAGTGTGACCTCGTCCCTGCAGGCGGGAAACCCTGGAAGGGCGAGGACTTCGAAATCGTTGTATTCCACGATGATAAGCTGGACGACCTGACAGACGAATCCGGGTACGTCTGGGAGACCGATGTGCAGACCGTTCTAGACGCCGAAATCCGCGACAGCGGGGAGACGATCCCCCGTCTAGACGAGTTCGTCGAAGCCACTCCGGACAGCATCCCGCTCAACATCGAGTGGAAGGCCGCTGGAGTCTCTCCCGACGATGACGCGTCAGAATCGTCCGTTGAGACCTGGGACCCGTTTACCGAACAGGCGCTTGACGTGCTCTCCACTCACGAGAACGATTTTATTGTTCAGTCGTTCCAGAAGGCTGCACTGGCGTCCGTCAGAAACGCGAATGCCGATATTCCGATCGCGTACCTGCTCTGGGACTCCATCGAGGAGGGTCTGTCTGTCGTCCGTGATCTGGACGCGGAGTACATCCAGCCCCCATACAATATGATTATGAACACGCCCTTCTTCAACGAAGATTATTACCTCGAAGACCCTGGCTTTGCCGAGATTGATCTGGTCGAGACTGCCCACGAGGAGGGGCGGAAGGTAATCCCGTACACGATAACGACCTGGCATCAGGCGGAGAAACTGGTCGAGGCCGGTGTCGACGGAATCATCGCTGACTACCCCGGCGTGCTCGATTGA
- a CDS encoding LolA family protein has product MPQEDESGENSSSAYRGGNVTVVYNGTETIAGREAYRLEIAPASEDMSLQSQTLWLDTEFLFPIKRQTAFVANGDDYEYIVTYRNVTFNPAFEPGTFQLEPQEVPDDAQQVQFNTYESRAALDDAASLPVPNPDMPAEFELEVASHRSTDPEVAMLRYESTGTDTHYRIGILNGTQNTTTGTPVQVGEYEARQTQTNRTVRISWSVNGTTYYVSRFPADTADNSTLLRVARSVAKTT; this is encoded by the coding sequence GTGCCACAAGAAGACGAGTCCGGAGAAAACAGTTCATCTGCGTATCGTGGCGGGAACGTGACAGTCGTATACAACGGCACAGAAACGATTGCTGGACGAGAAGCCTATCGGTTAGAGATAGCCCCGGCCAGTGAAGATATGTCGTTACAGTCACAGACGCTGTGGCTAGATACTGAGTTCCTGTTTCCGATCAAGCGACAGACGGCGTTCGTTGCCAACGGTGATGACTACGAATACATAGTCACATATCGGAATGTGACGTTCAATCCGGCGTTCGAACCTGGAACGTTCCAACTCGAACCACAAGAGGTTCCGGATGATGCACAACAGGTCCAGTTCAATACCTACGAGTCACGAGCGGCGCTGGACGACGCTGCTTCACTTCCGGTTCCGAACCCGGACATGCCGGCAGAATTCGAGTTAGAAGTCGCATCGCACCGCTCAACTGATCCGGAGGTAGCGATGCTCAGGTATGAGTCTACAGGCACTGACACACACTACAGGATTGGCATTCTCAACGGGACACAGAACACGACCACAGGAACGCCCGTGCAAGTGGGTGAGTACGAAGCAAGACAAACGCAGACGAACAGAACGGTACGGATTAGTTGGTCGGTAAATGGCACCACATATTATGTGAGCAGGTTCCCTGCCGACACAGCCGACAACAGCACGTTACTACGTGTTGCACGCTCGGTTGCGAAGACTACGTGA
- a CDS encoding DUF6498-containing protein — protein MTQRFPTFVRGLSIVFANCIPLVGVTAWGWDLWLLLVVYIAEAAFSVIIAATKALFAEQRSPGRPGQHEPLHELREKRGSFHLYSNWPPIYPRNVSAGLAVTIAALLFSQIEEFVAEYIGTGEYRDVSAQELIRTPAQLTPVLLFLGFSRWVGPGPVVSTGLSFSQ, from the coding sequence ATGACCCAGCGGTTCCCGACTTTCGTCCGCGGTCTGAGTATAGTCTTTGCGAACTGTATTCCGCTTGTCGGAGTCACTGCCTGGGGCTGGGACCTATGGCTATTACTTGTTGTCTACATAGCTGAGGCCGCATTTTCAGTCATCATCGCAGCGACGAAAGCCCTGTTCGCTGAGCAGAGGTCTCCGGGACGTCCCGGACAGCACGAGCCATTACATGAGCTCCGGGAGAAACGCGGTAGTTTTCACCTCTATTCGAATTGGCCCCCAATTTATCCACGGAACGTCTCAGCTGGCCTCGCTGTGACCATCGCGGCGTTGCTGTTCTCACAGATCGAAGAGTTCGTGGCTGAGTACATCGGCACCGGTGAGTATCGCGACGTGTCCGCACAGGAACTGATCCGGACACCGGCACAGTTGACCCCGGTACTGCTTTTCCTCGGCTTCTCACGTTGGGTGGGTCCCGGGCCGGTCGTATCCACGGGGCTTTCCTTTAGCCAGTGA